A segment of the Denticeps clupeoides chromosome 2, fDenClu1.1, whole genome shotgun sequence genome:
tttcatgaccatttgcattggtagattctcactgaaggcatcaaaactatgaatgaacctgtggtgaaataactaaaaacatgttttatattctagtttcttctttgctctgattactgctttgcacactcttggcattctctcgatgagcttcaagaggtagtcacctgaaatggttttccaacagtcttgaaggagttcccagagggttttagcacttgttggcccctttgccttcactctgccaCTCtgcctttgccttcactcagctcaccccaaaccatctcgattgggttcaggtctggtgactgtggaggccaggtcatttGCCGCAGCACTCAATCACTCcccttcttggtcaaatagcccttacacagcctggaggtgtgtttggggtcaatGTCCTGTTGAGAAATAAATGATCGTCCAAAccggatgggatggcatgtcgctgcaggatgctgtggtagccatgctggttcagtgtgccttcaattttgagTAAAATCCCCAAcagtcaccagcaaaacacctcCACAcaatcacacctcctcctccatgcgtcacagtgggaaccaggcatgtggaatcaaTCCGTTTTTTGCGTCTcacaaagatctcaaatttggactcatcaaaGTACAGATTTCCACTtgtctaatgtccattccttgtgtttcttagCCAAACCAAATCACTTCTGCTTGTTTcctctccttagcagtggtttcctggcagctatttgaccatgaaggcctgaCTCAGGCAGTCTCCATgtagagatgggtctgctgctagaactctgtgtggcatttatctggtctctgatctgagctgctgataacttgcgaTTTCTGAGACTGGTGACTCAGATGAACAGAAGCAGAGGctactcttggtcttcctttcctgggtcggtGTGCCAGTTTCGTTGAAGAGCTTGATGGTTTTTCTGACTCCACTTAGGGgacaattaaagtttttgcaatattccggactgactgaccttcatttcttaaatttgtgatggccactcgtttttctttagttagctgattggttcttgccataatatgaacTTGATGGTctgatggtcccaaccccattgataaagcaagaaattccactaattaatCCTGATAAAGCACACCggtgaagtgaaaaccatttcaggtgacgacctcttgaagctcatcgagagaatgacaagagtgtgcaaagcagtaatcagagcaaagggcggctattttgaagaaactagaacattaaatatatgttttaatttttttttgttaagtacataactccacattcatagttctgatgccttcagtgagaatctaccaacgtacatggtcattaaaataaagaaaacacatagaatgagaaggtgtgtccaaacttttggcctgtactgtaaatgaaCCTTGAATTGTAAAACATAAGGAACACAACATTAGTGTATGGAACACTATGGAACAACTGATCATACTTTTCTTCAGGAACTAAGAGAACCTGAATACCTTAAGGTAGCGCACTGCCTCCAGAACGTTCCAGCTGTGGCTCTGCAAAGCAGTCTGACACTCTTCTACTGTCACACCGTGGACCGCCTCTTGAACCTAACAACAGGTTTGTACACCAATGAGAAAAATGAATCACTTATCAGTACAAGACTCAAATATTAAGCAACAAAATGCTGAGATTTATTTCACTCCACAAAGCTGGACAAAAGCTTTAAACTTAAATCAGGATTTTAGTCCCTCTCCCCAACATGCACTCACTTGTTTTACGCTGTAGCAGGCACTAGCATGCACGTCTGTCTCTGCCTGTGAATTGCTGGATCGGTTTCCTGCCCAGTTGAGGCTGTGGGAGCCGCTCAAtccgctgctgctggtggtggatgAGTACTGTGGTCGGCTACTGCTCTGCTgttgcaccatgggtctgacgGTGGCCATGTTGGTCGCCTTCCTGTCCTCTCCGGTCTCGCACTCCTTCAGGAAGCGGTCATACTTGTCCAGATAGGCGGGCCTCTCGGGCAGGAGGTAATAGTGTGTGCTGCTGGCCTTCATCCCATCACATACAATGGGTAGGATACAGGGGGCCTTGCTCTGAGACTGCCCCCCCTCAGAAGCTGTGTACTGGGGGTCCCGGGCAAAGCTGTGGGTTGTGGGCATAGACTTTGGTTGAGTGACGGATGAAGGCGGTAAGCAGGACGAAGAGGGATTGGAGAGGAAAGAGCCGAGCGATCCTACACAGCACAGGGCAGGCCTTTGCTGGGGTGACCCCATGTGGAGACCCAGGGGACTGTGGGCTCGTGAGCCAGGCTGGGAAATCGCACGGTCTCTCGGTGGGATCTGGGGTGGCCTGGCGAAGTCGTCCCCTTCATCTCCGATGGAAGCGGATGCTCTCCGGCCGTACACGCCTCCCCTCTTATTAGGCCTCATGGGGGGGATGGGCACCCTGGGGGGCACCTGGGGCTTGTCCTCATCTGAGGATGGGAGAATGATCTGCCGATGGGCAGCTGGGACAGTTGACATGGGGAtgggggaggaagggagggagcgTCCAGCTGGAGGTACGCGTAACTTCACCATCACCTCCCTCTGCAGCTCCTGGAAAATCTCAGATGACTGTGCAAAGGAACGGGTGTCGTCCAGTGGCCGCGAGGGCAGGAACAAGTTGTCTTCCACAGCTCTCCTCTCCACACTGCTGCTGCTAATGCCAGGAGTTTCTCCTTCTGAAGGTGTCTGGGTGTGGGAAGCATCATGCAGGCTGTTCTGTTGGTTAATGGACCTCAGCTCCGCATCTTCGTGCTCCTCACCTTCCAGGGTCACCTCATCGTAGGCTGGAAGTGGGGGCAGAGGTCTTGAGTCCCAGTCTACCACTGGGGTTGGGTGCAGAGGGTTGGGAAGGGAGCGAGTGGGGCTctgtggaggagctggtgagTCTAAGATAGAGTCACTTGTGTTGTTGGGCGGTTTGGTTGTAATGGTCTGCGGCGTTTCTGTGATAGGTGATGGGGATGTGGAGCTGAAGCTGTCATCTCCAAAGTCGATGAGGGAGACCTCACTGAGGCGGTCTGTTTGGGCCTCCCATGGACGAAGTCTTAAACCCAAAGCTGGCTTCGACAAGGACAGTTTCTTTACGCTGGTGACAATTAGGTCATCGTCTTCAATGACTGAGTCATAGAATGGCTCtttattaaaagaaagaaagaaagaaaaacaaaacagaataaaGGCACCGGAGACAATCTGTCTAAGAGAGACGGCAAAgaaggaatagcaaagaaagagCATTGCAGTAGCAGTCAGGCAATGAGAAGCCCACTCACTCTTAAGCAGAACTGCAGGCTGAGGAGGCCGAGGAGGAGGTTGCTCTAAAAGGAGTTCATAAGAGTGAGTGAGGAAAACCGAAAATAAAAAGGAAGAAGCAATTTAAGAGTGAAAGTAATGGTGGTGAAAATTGAAAAGCAGTGAGCAGAAAATATATTTCACCCCATAGGGAAAAAGAAAGTGTGAGTAAAAGCAACCTAAAGAGCACTTCCTGCCAAAAATCTTACTCTTGGCTCGGCTTGGGAGTTTGGTGGGTCGGGCAGTAACTGGGTCCATCCCAAGCACGTCAGGCGGATCCATAGGGTTGCCAAGGTACAGCCTGATAAGAAAAGGTCCATTTtagttttaatatattaaaaaaaaaattctcatagATCTCTCTATGGTCTTTAAATAATTAACACAAAAAATgcaatacaattatataaaatgtgcattttcatCACTATAATCTTTGTTACAATAGAGTGGATGGAGTAGTAATGGAGTACAGTACTACAGTACTGTGGTGCTCTCTAGTGGCAAGTATTGGCattctttatatttattatatatatatacacacacacacacacacacacacagggccaaaaaggtatttagtcagccaccaattgtgcgaGTTCtaccactttaaaaaaaatgagagaggtatacctcaactatgagagacaaaatgagaaaaaaaaaaatccagaaaatcacatcctctgatttttaaagaatttatttgcaatttattgtggaaaatttgtattttttttctcattttgtctctcatagttcaggtatacctatgatgaaaattacaggcctctcatctttttaagtggtagaactaaTTGGTggctaaaacacacattttagaCTAAGAACAGTTTGTATGAACATACTCATCGATCTTATCTGGGGCACCCCAGCTGCGGTGTGGATCGGTGTCCCCATGGCCTGTGTGAATGAAACTGTGCTTAAGGGGCCGGCTGATGTCATGGGCTGACAGTCCAGCCACAGAGGTAACCACGTTTCTCGGGAACTGGCCCACTTTCAGAGTCTGTCTGTTCTGACCCCTCCACCAGTAGTTTTCTGCCCTGGAGATCAGAAGACAAATTAAGCAG
Coding sequences within it:
- the tnk2a gene encoding activated CDC42 kinase 1 isoform X2, which gives rise to MQPDESTEWLMELLTDVQLQQYFLRIRDDLNVTRLSHFDYVKNEDLEKIGMGRPGQRRLWEAVKRRRAMCKRKSWMSKVFTGKRTDTEPQAAAVFSGSSPTPGQIEEQSAALTCLICDRDLTLLERLGDGSFGVVKRGEWQAPSGRVLSVAVKCLKTDVLEQSDGLDDFIREVNAMHSLDHQNLIRLYGVVLTHPMKMVTELAPLGSLLDRLRKRQGHILIAVLCRYAVQIACGMAYLESRRFIHRDLAARNVLLASNDLVKIGDFGLMRALPKNDDHYVMQEHHKVPFAWCAPESLKTRTFSHASDTWMFGVTVWEMFSHGQEPWLGLNGSQILHKIDKECERLVKPEDCPQDIYNVMLQCWSPKPDDRPTFVSLRDFLVETMPTDMRALQDFEEPDKLQIHMNDIITIIEGRAENYWWRGQNRQTLKVGQFPRNVVTSVAGLSAHDISRPLKHSFIHTGHGDTDPHRSWGAPDKIDELYLGNPMDPPDVLGMDPVTARPTKLPSRAKKQPPPRPPQPAVLLKKPFYDSVIEDDDLIVTSVKKLSLSKPALGLRLRPWEAQTDRLSEVSLIDFGDDSFSSTSPSPITETPQTITTKPPNNTSDSILDSPAPPQSPTRSLPNPLHPTPVVDWDSRPLPPLPAYDEVTLEGEEHEDAELRSINQQNSLHDASHTQTPSEGETPGISSSSVERRAVEDNLFLPSRPLDDTRSFAQSSEIFQELQREVMVKLRVPPAGRSLPSSPIPMSTVPAAHRQIILPSSDEDKPQVPPRVPIPPMRPNKRGGVYGRRASASIGDEGDDFARPPQIPPRDRAISQPGSRAHSPLGLHMGSPQQRPALCCVGSLGSFLSNPSSSCLPPSSVTQPKSMPTTHSFARDPQYTASEGGQSQSKAPCILPIVCDGMKASSTHYYLLPERPAYLDKYDRFLKECETGEDRKATNMATVRPMVQQQSSSRPQYSSTTSSSGLSGSHSLNWAGNRSSNSQAETDVHASACYSVKQVQEAVHGVTVEECQTALQSHSWNVLEAVRYLKVEQLFRLGLKTRSECLEVLRSCDWNLERASTQMLDSYGPSRQRR
- the tnk2a gene encoding activated CDC42 kinase 1 isoform X1; translation: MQPDESTEWLMELLTDVQLQQYFLRIRDDLNVTRLSHFDYVKNEDLEKIGMGRPGQRRLWEAVKRRRAMCKRKSWMSKVFTGKRTDTEPQAAAVFSGSSPTPGQIEEQSAALTCLICDRDLTLLERLGDGSFGVVKRGEWQAPSGRVLSVAVKCLKTDVLEQSDGLDDFIREVNAMHSLDHQNLIRLYGVVLTHPMKMVTELAPLGSLLDRLRKRQGHILIAVLCRYAVQIACGMAYLESRRFIHRDLAARNVLLASNDLVKIGDFGLMRALPKNDDHYVMQEHHKVPFAWCAPESLKTRTFSHASDTWMFGVTVWEMFSHGQEPWLGLNGSQILHKIDKECERLVKPEDCPQDIYNVMLQCWSPKPDDRPTFVSLRDFLVETMPTDMRALQDFEEPDKLQIHMNDIITIIEGRAENYWWRGQNRQTLKVGQFPRNVVTSVAGLSAHDISRPLKHSFIHTGHGDTDPHRSWGAPDKIDELYLGNPMDPPDVLGMDPVTARPTKLPSRAKKQPPPRPPQPAVLLKKPFYDSVIEDDDLIVTSVKKLSLSKPALGLRLRPWEAQTDRLSEVSLIDFGDDSFSSTSPSPITETPQTITTKPPNNTSDSILDSPAPPQSPTRSLPNPLHPTPVVDWDSRPLPPLPAYDEVTLEGEEHEDAELRSINQQNSLHDASHTQTPSEGETPGISSSSVERRAVEDNLFLPSRPLDDTRSFAQSSEIFQELQREVMVKLRVPPAGRSLPSSPIPMSTVPAAHRQIILPSSDEDKPQVPPRVPIPPMRPNKRGGVYGRRASASIGDEGDDFARPPQIPPRDRAISQPGSRAHSPLGLHMGSPQQRPALCCVGSLGSFLSNPSSSCLPPSSVTQPKSMPTTHSFARDPQYTASEGGQSQSKAPCILPIVCDGMKASSTHYYLLPERPAYLDKYDRFLKECETGEDRKATNMATVRPMVQQQSSSRPQYSSTTSSSGLSGSHSLNWAGNRSSNSQAETDVHASACYSVKQVQEAVHGVTVEECQTALQSHSWNVLEAVRYLKVEQLFRLGLKTRSECLEVLRSCDWNLERASTQMLDSYGPSRQRFTPEMIRFVMYR
- the tnk2a gene encoding activated CDC42 kinase 1 isoform X3, whose protein sequence is MQPDESTEWLMELLTDVQLQQYFLRIRDDLNVTRLSHFDYVKNEDLEKIGMGRPGQRRLWEAVKRRRAMCKRKSWMSKVFTGKRTDTEPQAAAVFSGSSPTPGQIEEQSAALTCLICDRDLTLLERLGDGSFGVVKRGEWQAPSGRVLSVAVKCLKTDVLEQSDGLDDFIREVNAMHSLDHQNLIRLYGVVLTHPMKMVTELAPLGSLLDRLRKRQGHILIAVLCRYAVQIACGMAYLESRRFIHRDLAARNVLLASNDLVKIGDFGLMRALPKNDDHYVMQEHHKVPFAWCAPESLKTRTFSHASDTWMFGVTVWEMFSHGQEPWLGLNGSQILHKIDKECERLVKPEDCPQDIYNVMLQCWSPKPDDRPTFVSLRDFLVETMPTDMRALQDFEEPDKLQIHMNDIITIIEGRAENYWWRGQNRQTLKVGQFPRNVVTSVAGLSAHDISRPLKHSFIHTGHGDTDPHRSWGAPDKIDELYLGNPMDPPDVLGMDPVTARPTKLPSRAKKQPPPRPPQPAVLLKKPFYDSVIEDDDLIVTSVKKLSLSKPALGLRLRPWEAQTDRLSEVSLIDFGDDSFSSTSPSPITETPQTITTKPPNNTSDSILDSPAPPQSPTRSLPNPLHPTPVVDWDSRPLPPLPAYDEVTLEGEEHEDAELRSINQQNSLHDASHTQTPSEGETPGISSSSVERRAVEDNLFLPSRPLDDTRSFAQSSEIFQELQREVMVKLRVPPAGRSLPSSPIPMSTVPAAHRQIILPSSDEDKPQVPPRVPIPPMRPNKRGGVYGRRASASIGDEGDDFARPPQIPPRDRAISQPGSRAHSPLGLHMGSPQQRPALCCVGSLGSFLSNPSSSCLPPSSVTQPKSMPTTHSFARDPQYTASEGGQSQSKAPCILPIVCDGMKASSTHYYLLPERPAYLDKYDRFLKECETGEDRKATNMATVRPMVQQQSSSRPQYSSTTSSSGLSGSHSLNWAGNRSSNSQAETDVHASACYSVKQVQEAVHGVTVEECQTALQSHSWNVLEAVRYLKVEQLFRLGLKTRSECLEVLRSCDWNLERASTQMLDSYGPSRQR